The following are from one region of the Phycisphaerae bacterium genome:
- the gspG gene encoding type II secretion system major pseudopilin GspG has translation MIERNNRRRRRTMQRAFTLIEFIVVMVIIGILAALIVPRFIGRIGGARQAVAQQNIGTLEAKVLEFYTDCGRFPTASEGMRALVQAPPDVAEAWKGPYVKDKDIIDPWGVEYIYVFPGQRNSDFDLLTFGADRQEGGEDENKDIGNW, from the coding sequence ATGATCGAACGGAATAATCGCAGACGCCGTCGCACGATGCAGCGGGCGTTCACCCTGATCGAGTTTATTGTCGTGATGGTCATCATCGGTATCCTGGCCGCCCTGATCGTGCCGCGGTTCATCGGCCGGATCGGCGGGGCCCGGCAGGCTGTGGCCCAACAGAACATCGGGACGCTCGAGGCCAAGGTCCTGGAGTTCTACACCGACTGCGGGCGTTTTCCCACAGCGTCGGAAGGCATGCGGGCCCTGGTCCAGGCGCCGCCCGACGTGGCCGAGGCGTGGAAGGGCCCGTACGTCAAGGACAAGGACATCATCGACCCGTGGGGCGTCGAGTACATCTACGTCTTTCCCGGTCAGCGCAACTCGGACTTCGATCTGCTGACGTTCGGCGCCGACCGGCAGGAGGGCGGCGAAGACGAAAACAAGGACATCGGCAACTGGTGA
- a CDS encoding prepilin-type N-terminal cleavage/methylation domain-containing protein, with protein MIQTTRIQKSTRTAFTLVELLLAITISGLLVVSAVSAVRSLTSARESVDRRGQRLCQARQAIECVTSALRNIRRDVQGDDPVLVGRPGDRGEPGDRIDLLVIDQRRCRPEGPESDQQETSFSLATLPGREYPALLCRRDHALDDEPEDGGLATVVAEGIIDLSFEYYDGDQWQREWVEQPAPPRAVRVTVAAVADDSRLDRKPDVLTLSTVVAIGATRQPNPRGNP; from the coding sequence ATGATCCAGACAACCAGAATCCAAAAGTCGACGCGGACGGCGTTCACGCTCGTCGAGCTGCTGCTGGCGATCACGATATCGGGTCTGCTGGTGGTCTCAGCCGTCAGCGCCGTCCGTTCGCTCACCAGCGCCCGCGAATCGGTGGATCGGCGCGGCCAGAGGCTCTGTCAGGCCCGCCAGGCCATCGAGTGCGTCACGAGTGCACTTCGCAACATTCGGCGCGACGTCCAGGGCGACGATCCCGTGCTGGTCGGTCGGCCCGGCGATCGCGGCGAGCCGGGTGATCGGATCGACCTGCTGGTGATCGACCAGCGCCGCTGTCGGCCCGAGGGCCCGGAGTCGGACCAGCAGGAGACGAGTTTCTCGTTGGCGACGCTTCCGGGACGGGAGTATCCGGCGCTGCTGTGCCGCCGCGACCACGCACTGGACGACGAGCCGGAGGACGGCGGGTTGGCCACCGTGGTGGCTGAGGGCATCATCGACCTGAGTTTCGAGTACTACGACGGCGACCAGTGGCAGCGGGAGTGGGTCGAGCAGCCCGCTCCGCCGCGGGCCGTCCGCGTGACCGTCGCCGCCGTCGCCGATGACTCGCGTCTGGACCGCAAACCCGACGTGCTGACGCTGTCCACCGTGGTCGCGATCGGCGCGACCCGTCAGCCGAATCCGCGAGGCAATCCGTGA